A single region of the Streptomyces sp. AM 4-1-1 genome encodes:
- a CDS encoding FAD-dependent monooxygenase, protein MEQQVVIAGGGPVGLWLAAELRLGGVSVTVVEERADIDQRSKALTIHPRTIEILASRGVHKPFLTEGMPIPSGHFAMLDDRLDFRALETPFPYTLALPQARTEELLEEHALALGATIVRGHRVTGFTEHAESVTVRVDGPDGPYELQAAFIIGCDGSRSTVRTAAGIDFVGTPSTVLGWLGDVTLDSPPRPGFSTFGLRGGVMVAPLPGGRYRVVGASPDSLTTQWPGDLTLEELRARTVAITGEDFGMRDPIWLSRFGNATRLAARYRRGRIVLAGDAAHQHFPAGGVGMNVGIQDAHNLGWKLAATLRGWAPDHLLDTYHTERHPVGAQLMEHSRAQTALMTGFTPEALDLRSLFSGMIATQPALNKALSERLTALAVGYPTPDPTAHPLVGTRAPDLAFTGSENHLFSRSRPDSYLLLDLTAGVLTDRTRPGLVVHTSTLDRTPDAWATVRAALVRPDGHVAWAGADEDDTALSAAVDRALATTHRTTAR, encoded by the coding sequence ATGGAACAGCAGGTTGTCATCGCCGGAGGGGGCCCGGTCGGGCTCTGGCTCGCCGCCGAACTACGGCTGGGCGGGGTTTCCGTCACCGTCGTCGAGGAGCGTGCAGACATCGACCAGCGCTCCAAGGCCCTCACCATCCACCCACGCACCATCGAGATCCTGGCCTCGCGCGGCGTGCACAAGCCCTTCCTCACCGAGGGGATGCCGATTCCGAGCGGCCATTTCGCCATGCTCGACGACCGGCTCGACTTTCGTGCGCTGGAGACCCCGTTCCCGTACACCCTCGCCCTGCCCCAGGCCCGCACCGAGGAACTGCTGGAGGAGCACGCGCTCGCACTCGGCGCCACGATCGTGCGCGGTCACCGCGTCACCGGGTTCACCGAGCACGCGGAGTCGGTGACCGTGCGGGTCGACGGGCCGGACGGGCCGTACGAACTCCAGGCGGCGTTCATCATCGGCTGCGACGGCTCCCGCAGCACCGTGCGCACCGCCGCCGGCATCGACTTCGTCGGTACGCCCTCCACCGTCCTGGGCTGGCTCGGCGACGTCACCCTTGACAGCCCGCCGCGTCCCGGGTTCAGCACCTTCGGGCTCCGGGGCGGGGTGATGGTCGCGCCGCTGCCCGGTGGTCGGTACCGCGTGGTCGGTGCCAGCCCCGACAGCCTCACGACGCAATGGCCCGGCGACCTCACGCTGGAGGAGCTGCGGGCCAGGACCGTCGCCATCACGGGGGAGGACTTCGGCATGCGCGACCCGATCTGGCTCTCCCGATTCGGCAACGCCACCCGGCTGGCCGCCCGGTACCGGCGAGGCCGGATCGTGCTCGCCGGTGACGCCGCCCACCAGCACTTCCCGGCGGGTGGGGTCGGAATGAACGTCGGCATCCAGGACGCGCACAACCTCGGCTGGAAGCTCGCCGCCACCCTCCGCGGCTGGGCACCCGACCACCTGCTCGACACCTATCACACCGAGCGCCACCCCGTAGGCGCCCAGTTGATGGAACACAGCCGCGCGCAGACCGCACTGATGACCGGCTTCACCCCGGAAGCCCTCGACCTGCGCTCCCTGTTCAGCGGGATGATCGCCACCCAGCCGGCACTCAACAAGGCCCTGTCCGAACGTCTCACCGCGCTTGCCGTCGGCTACCCCACGCCAGATCCGACAGCTCACCCCCTCGTCGGCACCCGCGCCCCCGACCTGGCCTTCACCGGCTCGGAGAACCACCTGTTCTCCCGGTCGCGCCCGGACAGCTACCTGCTGCTCGACCTGACGGCGGGCGTCCTGACGGACCGGACGCGGCCGGGGCTCGTGGTCCACACCTCAACCCTCGACCGGACCCCGGACGCATGGGCCACCGTGCGCGCCGCTCTCGTCCGCCCCGACGGACACGTCGCCTGGGCCGGCGCCGATGAGGACGACACCGCACTGTCCGCCGCCGTCGACCGGGCACTCGCCACCACCCACCGCACCACGGCCCGCTGA